DNA from Paratractidigestivibacter faecalis:
GTCCGCGTCAAAGTAGCCGTGCCCGCGCGCAAGGGAGCGCAGGCCCGTGGCCTCGCGGGCGGCCTCGTGCATCATGAAGGCCTCGCGCACGCGGAACTTGTCGTCAGACACGTAGTCCACGGTGTTGGAGGACCCTGCGGAGACGCCGCAGACGTAGCCAAAGCGAATGCCCACGTCCATGAGGACGGTGGCGATTCCCGCCGAGAAGGTCTCCCTGTACCCGCCGCCCTCAAAGGCGAGGGCGCAGTCGCAGACGTTGGGCGTGAGGTCTCTCATGTGGTCTCCCGTGTTTGGGCGCCCAGGGGGGCGCGGTTCAACGCAAGAGTTATTACCCCTTTTTCTGACGCTGATTCAAATGCCCTGTCTGCCGCCTCGCCCCGCACGACCTATACTTCCGGCAGCAGCCTAAGAGGGGAGAAGCGCATGGCAAAGGTGATTTCGGACGCCGCGCAGGCCGCGGCCGAGCTTTCCGCGGCGGTGGGCCAGGCAAAGTCGATGGTCTTCTTCGGCGGGGCGGGGGTCTCCACGGCCTCGGGCATCCCGGACTTCCGCAGCGAGGACGGCCTCTACTACCAGCACTTCAAGTACCCGCCCGAGGAGATGCTCTCCCACGACTTCTATGTCACGCACACCGAGGAGTTCTTTGACTTCTACCGCACGCGCATGATTGCCCTTGGCGCCAAGCCCAACCAGGCCCACCTCAAGCTGGCCGAGCTGGAGCGCGCGGGCAAGCTCGCGGCCGTGGTGACGCAGAACATCGACGGGCTCCACCAGGCCGCCGGCTCCAAGAACGTGCTGGAGCTCCACGGCTCGGTGCACCGCAATGTCTGCCAGCGCTGCGGCCGCGTCTACTCTGCCGAGTGGATCATGGGTACGGAGGGCGTGCCGCGCTGCCCGGAGTGCGGCGGAGCCATCAAGCCGGATGTGGTCCTGTACGGGGAGAGCCTGGACGAGCGCGCGCTTCTCGCCTCCGTGAAGGCAATCGAGTCGGCCGACCTGCTGATCATCGGCGGGACGTCCCTGGTGGTGTACCCGGCGGCCGGGCTGGTCAACTACTTCAATGGCTCCAGGCTGGTCATTGTCAACAGGCAGCCCACGCCCCAGGACGCCAGCGCTGACCTCGTGTGCGCCTGCGACATTGCCAAGGCGTTTGACTTCTAGGCAGCCCGGGCCGACTTCTAGTGTCTGTCTGACGTTTGCGGGGTGCCTGTCCGTGCCGGGTACAATGGTGGTTTGAATCACCCGGCCTGGAAAGGTTTGACCATGCTCAGAGAGAACTACGGCACCTGGCGCTGCGGCAGGCACGAGATCGGCCTGGCCCGCCCGCGCATCATGGGAATCCTCAACGTCACGCCTGACTCGTTCTCTGACGGCGGCAAGAACCTTGACCCGGAGGCGGCCATCCAGCGGGGCCTCCAGATGCTGGACGAGGGCGCCGACATCATCGACGTCGGCGGCGAGTCCACGCGTCCGGGCCACCGGCCCGTCTCGCCCAAGGAGGAGGCCGAGCGCATTATCCCCGTGGTGAGGGGGCTTGTGGCCGAGGGCGCCGTGGTCTCCGTCGACACGCGCCACGCCGAGGTGGCGCAGCTCTGCGCCCGCCTGGGCGCCTCCATCATCAACGACGTGACCGGCTTCACCGACCCGGCCATGGTGCAGGTTGCCGCCGAGACGGACTGCGGCCTCGTGGTCATGCACTGGGACCAGGGCGGCCTGGGCACGCACGCCCCTCGCCGCCAGGTGGTGCTGGACGAGAGCCGCCCTGCGCGCCCGGAGCAGCCCCGTCCAACCGTGAGCTCGCACCGCTTCACCCTGCCTGACGAGGCGCCCATCATGCGCCAGGTCATGGGCTTTTTGGGCGACCAGGCCCGTACCCTCATGCGGGCGGGTGTCCAGCGCGAGCGCATCTGCATTGACCCTGGCCCCGGCTTCGATAAGTTCGCCGACGAGGACGTGGTCATCCAACGAGCCACTCGCTCAATGGTCTCTATGGGCTATCCCGTGCTCACGGCCGTGAGCCGCAAGAGGTTTGTGGGCGCGGTCTCCGGCGTCGAGGACGCGGCCGCGCGTGATGCCGCCACCCAGGGCATCTGCATCTCCGCCGTGGCAAACGGGGCCCGCATCCTGCGCGTGCACGACGTGGCGGGCGCCGCCCAGGCCATCAACGCCTACTGGGCGGTGAGCCACAAGGACTCCCGCCAGGGCTTTGTGAGCCTGGGCTCCAACGTGGGCGACCGCCTGGGCAACCTCGCCCGGGCCACGCAGCTCATCGACGAGATTCCCCTTACCTGCGTCGCCGCCGTCAGCCACGCCTACGACACGGAGCCCGCCTACGGCATAGCCACCTCCGTGGCCAACTGCGTGGTGGAGATCCGCACGGAGCTCCACCCGCTGGTGCTCATCGACAAGCTGCTTGAGGTGGAGAAGAGCCTGGGCCGTCGTCGCGCCGATGCCAAGACGCGCGACCCCAAGAAGCCCGGCACGGCCGCCCGCACCATCGACTGCGACCTCATGTGGGTCGAGGGGGAGTCCCACCAGGGCGTCAAGCTGACGCTGCCGCACCCCCGCCTGGGCGAGCGCGACTACGTCATCGTGCCCATGGAGGACCTCATGCACGACCCGGTGCGCTTCCTCACCCATGGGGGCGTCACCGTCCTTCCGCGCGAGCAGCGCGTCGGCGCCGTCACGTCCGACCTTGGCCCCATTGTCTGGGAGTAAGAGGAGT
Protein-coding regions in this window:
- the folP gene encoding dihydropteroate synthase, which codes for MLRENYGTWRCGRHEIGLARPRIMGILNVTPDSFSDGGKNLDPEAAIQRGLQMLDEGADIIDVGGESTRPGHRPVSPKEEAERIIPVVRGLVAEGAVVSVDTRHAEVAQLCARLGASIINDVTGFTDPAMVQVAAETDCGLVVMHWDQGGLGTHAPRRQVVLDESRPARPEQPRPTVSSHRFTLPDEAPIMRQVMGFLGDQARTLMRAGVQRERICIDPGPGFDKFADEDVVIQRATRSMVSMGYPVLTAVSRKRFVGAVSGVEDAAARDAATQGICISAVANGARILRVHDVAGAAQAINAYWAVSHKDSRQGFVSLGSNVGDRLGNLARATQLIDEIPLTCVAAVSHAYDTEPAYGIATSVANCVVEIRTELHPLVLIDKLLEVEKSLGRRRADAKTRDPKKPGTAARTIDCDLMWVEGESHQGVKLTLPHPRLGERDYVIVPMEDLMHDPVRFLTHGGVTVLPREQRVGAVTSDLGPIVWE
- a CDS encoding NAD-dependent protein deacylase; translated protein: MAKVISDAAQAAAELSAAVGQAKSMVFFGGAGVSTASGIPDFRSEDGLYYQHFKYPPEEMLSHDFYVTHTEEFFDFYRTRMIALGAKPNQAHLKLAELERAGKLAAVVTQNIDGLHQAAGSKNVLELHGSVHRNVCQRCGRVYSAEWIMGTEGVPRCPECGGAIKPDVVLYGESLDERALLASVKAIESADLLIIGGTSLVVYPAAGLVNYFNGSRLVIVNRQPTPQDASADLVCACDIAKAFDF